Proteins found in one Lates calcarifer isolate ASB-BC8 linkage group LG8, TLL_Latcal_v3, whole genome shotgun sequence genomic segment:
- the nxf1a gene encoding nuclear RNA export factor 1 isoform X2: protein MNQGTLFRRSYPNLAVVTRVLNADRGDFMVKREVRNTDFTVVGEHDDRTAPQFRSRKGRGSHKGRSYDRSRRDRQRGGHPGGFGGPGPRSRLEDTDGDVTMSDSSQDNSSQHRFNPYGRPFRKGDGRFDRDRRQGKVGGGRGGGGGGGFRGDRGGGSSSGGGGRNQSGWSKVTIPHGRKYDKKWLLTALQNICSVPFTPVQYHVDHDRAHFYVDDLSAATALRKCSHKITDTDGYKVEVHANSSAPPSFLLSDLKPEHLEHLKQCMAKRFDGSQQALDLNNIRTDPDLVSQKIEVTLNRKTHMEAVIRIIEENIPELTCLNLSNNRIHKLDELAELVTKVPNLKTLNLSHNELKSDRELDKVKGLKLAELWLNKNPLCLYFKDQASYISAVRQRFPRLLKLDGYDLPAPIGFDVETPTTIPPCKGSCFCSDEIKALILRFLQQYYSIYDSGDRQPLLDAYHDGASLSLTTPYSSQNPSRSSLGEYHKDSRNLKRIKDSTMRFRLLKHTRLNVVAFLNELPKTQHDIASFTVDVNTYTNTLLSFTVSGVFKEVAVDGKSRDSTMAFSRVFITVPAGGSGLCIVNDQLFIRMATTEEIRRAFVAPAPTPSSSPVPVLTAQQQEMLTAFSQKSGMNLEWSQKCLQDNEWDFNRAAEVFTQLKTEGQIPDVAFIK, encoded by the exons AGCATGATGATAGAACTGCACCACAGTTTCGCAGCCGCAAAGGCCGAGGTTCCCACAAGGGTCGGTCATATGACAGGTCCCGCAGGGACCGCCAGAGGGGAGGCCACCCAGGTGGCTTTGGAGGTCCTGGACCACGGTCTAGGCTTGAAGATACTGATGGAGATGTGACTATGAGTGACAGCTCTCAAGACAACAGCTCTCAGCACAGATT CAACCCATATGGAAGACCTTTTCGGAAAGGAGATGGACGGTTTGACCGAGACAGGCGACAAGGCAAAGTGGGAGgtggtagaggaggaggaggcggcggtGGCTTCAGAGGAGACCGAGGTGGAGgaagcagcagtggaggaggagggagaaatcAGTCGGGGTGGTCCAAAGTAACG atACCACACGGAAGAAAATATGACAAGAAATGGTTATTGACAGCTCTTCAGAATATCTGTTCAGTTCCCTTCACACCTGTACAG TACCATGTTGACCATGACAGGGCACATTTCTACGTGGATGATCTATCCGCTGCCACTGCTTTACGCAAATGTTCTCACAagatcacagacacagatggtTATAAG GTGGAGGTACATGCCAACTCCAGCGCTCcaccctccttcctcctctctgacctgAAGCCTGAGCACTTGGAGCACCTGAAG CAATGCATGGCAAAGCGTTTCGATGGCTCCCAGCAAGCACTCGACTTAAACAACATCCGAACAGACCCAG ACCTTGTGTCCCAAAAAATTGAAGTAACCTTGAATCGAAAGACACACATGGAAGCTGTCATCAGAATCATTGAAGAAAACATTCCAGAG CTTACGTGCTTGAATCTAAGCAACAACCGTATTCACAAACTGGATGAACTTGCTGAATTGGTTACCAAGGTGCCTAATCTGAAGACCCTCAATCTTTCCCACAATGAG CTGAAGTCAGACCGAGAGCTGGACAAGGTGAAAGGCCTGAAGCTGGCAGAGCTGTGGCTGAACAAGAACCCTCTGTGTCTCTACTTCAAGGATCAGGCCTCATACATCAG TGCTGTGCGGCAAAGGTTTCCCCGGCTTCTCAAACTG GATGGTTATGACCTCCCCGCGCCAATTGGATTTGATGTGGAAACACCCACCACTATCCCCCCCTGCAAG GGCAGCTGTTTTTGCTCAGATGAAATCAAGGCTCTCATCCTTCGCTTCTTACAACA ATACTACAGTATATACGACTCAGGGGACAGACAGCCTCTTCTGGATGCTTATCATGATGGCGCATCGTTATCCCTCACAACACCTTACTCCTCCCAGAACCCATCCAG GAGCAGTCTTGGAGAGTATCACAAAGACAGTCGAAACCTGAAGAGGATCAAAGACTCCA CAATGAGATTTCGACTGCTGAAGCACACGCGACTGAACGTGGTGGCTTTCCTCAACGAGCTGCCCAAAACTCAACACGACATCGCCTCCTTTACTGTCGACGTTAACACCTATACA AACACACTACTGTCATTCACAGTGAGCGGAGTCTTCAAAGAAG ttgctGTTGATGGTAAATCCCGAGACTCCACCATGGCCTTCTCTCGAGTTTTCATCACAGTCCCAGCAGGGGGTTCAGG TTTGTGTATCGTGAACGACCAGCTTTTTATCAGAATGGCTACAACGGAGGAGATCCGCCGCGCCTTCGTGGCTCCTGCCCCGACCCCATCTTCCAGCCCCGTCCCTGTCCTCACTGCCCAGCAGCAGGAGATGCTTACAGCCTTCTCACAAAAGTCTGGCATGAACCTGGAATGGTCCCAAAA GTGTCTGCAAGACAACGAGTGGGATttcaacagagcagcagaagtCTTCACACAGTTAAAG acTGAAGGCCAGATCCCTGATGTTGCATTcataaaatga
- the nxf1a gene encoding nuclear RNA export factor 1 isoform X3, which translates to MPPRWRYNYICSRKLPDRGDFMVKREVRNTDFTVVGEHDDRTAPQFRSRKGRGSHKGRSYDRSRRDRQRGGHPGGFGGPGPRSRLEDTDGDVTMSDSSQDNSSQHRFNPYGRPFRKGDGRFDRDRRQGKVGGGRGGGGGGGFRGDRGGGSSSGGGGRNQSGWSKVTIPHGRKYDKKWLLTALQNICSVPFTPVQYHVDHDRAHFYVDDLSAATALRKCSHKITDTDGYKVEVHANSSAPPSFLLSDLKPEHLEHLKQCMAKRFDGSQQALDLNNIRTDPDLVSQKIEVTLNRKTHMEAVIRIIEENIPELTCLNLSNNRIHKLDELAELVTKVPNLKTLNLSHNELKSDRELDKVKGLKLAELWLNKNPLCLYFKDQASYISAVRQRFPRLLKLDGYDLPAPIGFDVETPTTIPPCKGSCFCSDEIKALILRFLQQYYSIYDSGDRQPLLDAYHDGASLSLTTPYSSQNPSRSSLGEYHKDSRNLKRIKDSTMRFRLLKHTRLNVVAFLNELPKTQHDIASFTVDVNTYTNTLLSFTVSGVFKEVAVDGKSRDSTMAFSRVFITVPAGGSGLCIVNDQLFIRMATTEEIRRAFVAPAPTPSSSPVPVLTAQQQEMLTAFSQKSGMNLEWSQKCLQDNEWDFNRAAEVFTQLKTEGQIPDVAFIK; encoded by the exons AGCATGATGATAGAACTGCACCACAGTTTCGCAGCCGCAAAGGCCGAGGTTCCCACAAGGGTCGGTCATATGACAGGTCCCGCAGGGACCGCCAGAGGGGAGGCCACCCAGGTGGCTTTGGAGGTCCTGGACCACGGTCTAGGCTTGAAGATACTGATGGAGATGTGACTATGAGTGACAGCTCTCAAGACAACAGCTCTCAGCACAGATT CAACCCATATGGAAGACCTTTTCGGAAAGGAGATGGACGGTTTGACCGAGACAGGCGACAAGGCAAAGTGGGAGgtggtagaggaggaggaggcggcggtGGCTTCAGAGGAGACCGAGGTGGAGgaagcagcagtggaggaggagggagaaatcAGTCGGGGTGGTCCAAAGTAACG atACCACACGGAAGAAAATATGACAAGAAATGGTTATTGACAGCTCTTCAGAATATCTGTTCAGTTCCCTTCACACCTGTACAG TACCATGTTGACCATGACAGGGCACATTTCTACGTGGATGATCTATCCGCTGCCACTGCTTTACGCAAATGTTCTCACAagatcacagacacagatggtTATAAG GTGGAGGTACATGCCAACTCCAGCGCTCcaccctccttcctcctctctgacctgAAGCCTGAGCACTTGGAGCACCTGAAG CAATGCATGGCAAAGCGTTTCGATGGCTCCCAGCAAGCACTCGACTTAAACAACATCCGAACAGACCCAG ACCTTGTGTCCCAAAAAATTGAAGTAACCTTGAATCGAAAGACACACATGGAAGCTGTCATCAGAATCATTGAAGAAAACATTCCAGAG CTTACGTGCTTGAATCTAAGCAACAACCGTATTCACAAACTGGATGAACTTGCTGAATTGGTTACCAAGGTGCCTAATCTGAAGACCCTCAATCTTTCCCACAATGAG CTGAAGTCAGACCGAGAGCTGGACAAGGTGAAAGGCCTGAAGCTGGCAGAGCTGTGGCTGAACAAGAACCCTCTGTGTCTCTACTTCAAGGATCAGGCCTCATACATCAG TGCTGTGCGGCAAAGGTTTCCCCGGCTTCTCAAACTG GATGGTTATGACCTCCCCGCGCCAATTGGATTTGATGTGGAAACACCCACCACTATCCCCCCCTGCAAG GGCAGCTGTTTTTGCTCAGATGAAATCAAGGCTCTCATCCTTCGCTTCTTACAACA ATACTACAGTATATACGACTCAGGGGACAGACAGCCTCTTCTGGATGCTTATCATGATGGCGCATCGTTATCCCTCACAACACCTTACTCCTCCCAGAACCCATCCAG GAGCAGTCTTGGAGAGTATCACAAAGACAGTCGAAACCTGAAGAGGATCAAAGACTCCA CAATGAGATTTCGACTGCTGAAGCACACGCGACTGAACGTGGTGGCTTTCCTCAACGAGCTGCCCAAAACTCAACACGACATCGCCTCCTTTACTGTCGACGTTAACACCTATACA AACACACTACTGTCATTCACAGTGAGCGGAGTCTTCAAAGAAG ttgctGTTGATGGTAAATCCCGAGACTCCACCATGGCCTTCTCTCGAGTTTTCATCACAGTCCCAGCAGGGGGTTCAGG TTTGTGTATCGTGAACGACCAGCTTTTTATCAGAATGGCTACAACGGAGGAGATCCGCCGCGCCTTCGTGGCTCCTGCCCCGACCCCATCTTCCAGCCCCGTCCCTGTCCTCACTGCCCAGCAGCAGGAGATGCTTACAGCCTTCTCACAAAAGTCTGGCATGAACCTGGAATGGTCCCAAAA GTGTCTGCAAGACAACGAGTGGGATttcaacagagcagcagaagtCTTCACACAGTTAAAG acTGAAGGCCAGATCCCTGATGTTGCATTcataaaatga
- the nxf1a gene encoding nuclear RNA export factor 1 isoform X4, translating to MADGGHYYNEHDDRTAPQFRSRKGRGSHKGRSYDRSRRDRQRGGHPGGFGGPGPRSRLEDTDGDVTMSDSSQDNSSQHRFNPYGRPFRKGDGRFDRDRRQGKVGGGRGGGGGGGFRGDRGGGSSSGGGGRNQSGWSKVTIPHGRKYDKKWLLTALQNICSVPFTPVQYHVDHDRAHFYVDDLSAATALRKCSHKITDTDGYKVEVHANSSAPPSFLLSDLKPEHLEHLKQCMAKRFDGSQQALDLNNIRTDPDLVSQKIEVTLNRKTHMEAVIRIIEENIPELTCLNLSNNRIHKLDELAELVTKVPNLKTLNLSHNELKSDRELDKVKGLKLAELWLNKNPLCLYFKDQASYISAVRQRFPRLLKLDGYDLPAPIGFDVETPTTIPPCKGSCFCSDEIKALILRFLQQYYSIYDSGDRQPLLDAYHDGASLSLTTPYSSQNPSRSSLGEYHKDSRNLKRIKDSTMRFRLLKHTRLNVVAFLNELPKTQHDIASFTVDVNTYTNTLLSFTVSGVFKEVAVDGKSRDSTMAFSRVFITVPAGGSGLCIVNDQLFIRMATTEEIRRAFVAPAPTPSSSPVPVLTAQQQEMLTAFSQKSGMNLEWSQKCLQDNEWDFNRAAEVFTQLKTEGQIPDVAFIK from the exons AGCATGATGATAGAACTGCACCACAGTTTCGCAGCCGCAAAGGCCGAGGTTCCCACAAGGGTCGGTCATATGACAGGTCCCGCAGGGACCGCCAGAGGGGAGGCCACCCAGGTGGCTTTGGAGGTCCTGGACCACGGTCTAGGCTTGAAGATACTGATGGAGATGTGACTATGAGTGACAGCTCTCAAGACAACAGCTCTCAGCACAGATT CAACCCATATGGAAGACCTTTTCGGAAAGGAGATGGACGGTTTGACCGAGACAGGCGACAAGGCAAAGTGGGAGgtggtagaggaggaggaggcggcggtGGCTTCAGAGGAGACCGAGGTGGAGgaagcagcagtggaggaggagggagaaatcAGTCGGGGTGGTCCAAAGTAACG atACCACACGGAAGAAAATATGACAAGAAATGGTTATTGACAGCTCTTCAGAATATCTGTTCAGTTCCCTTCACACCTGTACAG TACCATGTTGACCATGACAGGGCACATTTCTACGTGGATGATCTATCCGCTGCCACTGCTTTACGCAAATGTTCTCACAagatcacagacacagatggtTATAAG GTGGAGGTACATGCCAACTCCAGCGCTCcaccctccttcctcctctctgacctgAAGCCTGAGCACTTGGAGCACCTGAAG CAATGCATGGCAAAGCGTTTCGATGGCTCCCAGCAAGCACTCGACTTAAACAACATCCGAACAGACCCAG ACCTTGTGTCCCAAAAAATTGAAGTAACCTTGAATCGAAAGACACACATGGAAGCTGTCATCAGAATCATTGAAGAAAACATTCCAGAG CTTACGTGCTTGAATCTAAGCAACAACCGTATTCACAAACTGGATGAACTTGCTGAATTGGTTACCAAGGTGCCTAATCTGAAGACCCTCAATCTTTCCCACAATGAG CTGAAGTCAGACCGAGAGCTGGACAAGGTGAAAGGCCTGAAGCTGGCAGAGCTGTGGCTGAACAAGAACCCTCTGTGTCTCTACTTCAAGGATCAGGCCTCATACATCAG TGCTGTGCGGCAAAGGTTTCCCCGGCTTCTCAAACTG GATGGTTATGACCTCCCCGCGCCAATTGGATTTGATGTGGAAACACCCACCACTATCCCCCCCTGCAAG GGCAGCTGTTTTTGCTCAGATGAAATCAAGGCTCTCATCCTTCGCTTCTTACAACA ATACTACAGTATATACGACTCAGGGGACAGACAGCCTCTTCTGGATGCTTATCATGATGGCGCATCGTTATCCCTCACAACACCTTACTCCTCCCAGAACCCATCCAG GAGCAGTCTTGGAGAGTATCACAAAGACAGTCGAAACCTGAAGAGGATCAAAGACTCCA CAATGAGATTTCGACTGCTGAAGCACACGCGACTGAACGTGGTGGCTTTCCTCAACGAGCTGCCCAAAACTCAACACGACATCGCCTCCTTTACTGTCGACGTTAACACCTATACA AACACACTACTGTCATTCACAGTGAGCGGAGTCTTCAAAGAAG ttgctGTTGATGGTAAATCCCGAGACTCCACCATGGCCTTCTCTCGAGTTTTCATCACAGTCCCAGCAGGGGGTTCAGG TTTGTGTATCGTGAACGACCAGCTTTTTATCAGAATGGCTACAACGGAGGAGATCCGCCGCGCCTTCGTGGCTCCTGCCCCGACCCCATCTTCCAGCCCCGTCCCTGTCCTCACTGCCCAGCAGCAGGAGATGCTTACAGCCTTCTCACAAAAGTCTGGCATGAACCTGGAATGGTCCCAAAA GTGTCTGCAAGACAACGAGTGGGATttcaacagagcagcagaagtCTTCACACAGTTAAAG acTGAAGGCCAGATCCCTGATGTTGCATTcataaaatga